One stretch of Roseibium sp. HPY-6 DNA includes these proteins:
- a CDS encoding Lrp/AsnC family transcriptional regulator gives MPSFTTIDTFDIQILRELQQDGRISLQELSERVGLSATPVARRLRHLEEKQIITGYCALIDEVALGFEVSVFVSVQLDKQVDVTLDQFEEAIQTFPEVVDCWLMTGNRDYLLRVATTGLAAFETFLTGKLTKVPGVANIESSIPLRRVKSGIARTP, from the coding sequence GTGCCTTCCTTCACCACCATCGATACATTTGATATTCAGATCCTGCGCGAACTCCAGCAGGATGGACGCATTTCGTTGCAGGAACTCTCCGAACGTGTCGGTCTCAGCGCGACACCCGTCGCACGGCGCTTGAGGCACCTGGAGGAAAAACAGATCATCACAGGCTATTGCGCCCTGATCGATGAGGTCGCGCTCGGCTTCGAAGTCTCCGTCTTCGTATCGGTTCAACTCGACAAACAGGTAGACGTGACGCTGGATCAGTTCGAAGAGGCCATCCAGACCTTCCCGGAAGTCGTCGATTGCTGGCTGATGACCGGCAACCGCGATTATCTGCTGCGTGTGGCGACCACGGGTCTGGCCGCATTTGAGACGTTTCTCACCGGCAAGCTCACCAAGGTGCCCGGCGTTGCCAATATCGAAAGCTCAATTCCGCTGCGCCGCGTCAAATCGGGTATCGCACGGACGCCCTAG
- a CDS encoding amidohydrolase family protein, protein MTRIDAHQHFWDLERGDYGWLTPDLKPIYRNFLSNDLAPHLSEHGITGTILVQAAPTLAETRFMLKIAENTPSVKGVVGWVDFERPDAPETIAELASHPAMVGLRPMIQDIADDDWMLRDDLTPAFEALIDNLLTFDALTLPQHLDNLVTLIGRHPDMCVVIDHGSKPLIREGRIDAWAADMAILAKDSNAFCKLSGLVTEARADWTVDHLRPYVDHLLATFGPNRLIWGSDWPVCLLASSYERWVETTELLLDELSAEEKNAVLGLNALRAYGLS, encoded by the coding sequence ATGACACGGATCGATGCGCATCAGCATTTCTGGGATCTCGAACGCGGCGACTACGGCTGGCTGACCCCGGATCTCAAGCCGATCTACCGGAACTTTCTGTCCAATGACCTTGCTCCGCATCTCAGCGAACACGGCATAACCGGCACGATCCTGGTACAAGCAGCCCCTACGCTCGCCGAAACGCGGTTCATGCTCAAGATTGCCGAAAACACGCCTTCGGTTAAAGGGGTTGTCGGCTGGGTTGACTTTGAACGGCCGGACGCGCCGGAAACGATTGCAGAGCTTGCCTCACATCCGGCCATGGTTGGCCTGCGGCCGATGATCCAGGATATTGCAGATGATGACTGGATGCTGCGCGACGACCTTACACCGGCCTTCGAAGCCTTGATCGACAACCTGTTGACGTTCGATGCCCTCACCTTGCCCCAGCATCTGGACAACCTGGTCACGCTGATCGGCCGGCACCCCGACATGTGCGTCGTGATCGATCACGGCTCCAAGCCGCTTATCCGGGAAGGCCGCATTGACGCCTGGGCCGCCGACATGGCGATCCTGGCGAAAGACAGCAACGCATTCTGCAAACTTTCAGGGCTTGTCACCGAGGCTCGTGCCGATTGGACAGTGGATCATCTCCGTCCTTACGTGGATCATCTTCTGGCAACCTTCGGCCCAAACCGGCTCATTTGGGGAAGCGACTGGCCGGTCTGCCTTTTGGCGAGCAGCTACGAACGCTGGGTCGAAACGACCGAGCTGCTTCTGGACGAACTCAGCGCTGAGGAGAAAAACGCCGTGCTTGGCCTGAATGCCCTGCGTGCCTATGGGCTGAGCTGA
- a CDS encoding 1-deoxy-D-xylulose-5-phosphate synthase N-terminal domain-containing protein — translation MSTEHLKTIEKRLLWLSHWMIHHANHIRPKVDRIKVGGHQASSASMVSIMTALYFSALRPEDRVAVKPHASPIFHAIQYLMGNQTRENMENFRGFGGVQSYPSRTKDIDDVDFSTGSVGLGVAITSFASLVQDYINAKHWALDRPLGRMIALVGDAELDEGNVYEALQEGWKNDLRNCWWIIDYNRQSLDGIVREGLFDRVEKIFDAFGWDVVRVKYGALQRAAFEEPGGDNLRRWIDKCSNQDYAALTFMGGKVWRQRLMDDLGDQGDVTALIDRRSDAELAELMENLGGNCTETMRDVFASIDHDRPTCFLAYTIKGWGTPIAGHKDNHGGLMNKSQMAAWQEHMGVAEGQEWEPFATVADVEALRTFLGTVPFFSRGTRRYSDKPIDVPAIELQSDRDLSTQMAFGKVLDDLSKGDSKLAERIVTTSPDVTGTTNLGPWVNRRKLFARHALSDAFIEHRIPSTAKWEFTPDGQHIELGIAEMNLFLLLGAAGLSHTLFGERLIPIGTVYDPFVCRGLDALNYACYQDARFMIVGTPSGATLAPEGGAHQSIGTPLIGMSQDGLAAFEPAFADELAVIMEWAFDYLQRDGEGDPDERTWLRDETGGSVYLRLSTNSIEQPVKRADDDFRQGAIDGAYWLRKPGPNCEVVIAYQGVVAPEAIRAAGHLAGNRRDIGVLAVTSADRLNAGWTAAQRARARGNTLALSHAERLLADLPAHCQLITVIDGHPATLAWLGSVAGHRTIPMGVEHFGQTGTIGDLYRHFGIDAESIVDKVNGLTPGRHIQLVQD, via the coding sequence ATGAGCACCGAGCACCTCAAGACGATCGAAAAAAGACTGCTGTGGCTGTCGCACTGGATGATCCATCACGCCAATCACATCCGGCCGAAAGTCGACAGGATCAAGGTTGGCGGACATCAGGCGAGTTCCGCCTCGATGGTTTCGATCATGACGGCGCTCTATTTTTCCGCACTCAGGCCCGAAGACCGTGTCGCGGTGAAACCGCACGCTTCACCTATTTTCCATGCGATCCAATACCTGATGGGCAACCAGACGCGGGAGAACATGGAAAATTTCAGAGGCTTTGGAGGTGTGCAATCCTACCCGTCGAGGACCAAGGATATCGACGACGTTGATTTTTCCACCGGCTCGGTTGGCCTCGGAGTTGCGATCACATCATTCGCGTCTTTGGTGCAAGACTACATCAACGCCAAACACTGGGCGCTGGACCGGCCGCTCGGACGCATGATTGCGCTGGTCGGAGATGCCGAGCTCGATGAAGGCAATGTCTATGAGGCTTTGCAGGAGGGGTGGAAAAACGATCTTCGAAACTGCTGGTGGATCATTGACTACAATCGGCAATCGCTGGATGGAATCGTGCGCGAGGGGCTGTTCGACCGGGTCGAAAAGATATTCGACGCCTTCGGCTGGGATGTTGTCCGCGTGAAGTATGGCGCGCTTCAACGCGCCGCCTTTGAAGAACCGGGCGGCGACAATCTGCGGCGCTGGATCGATAAGTGTTCCAACCAGGACTATGCCGCGTTGACGTTCATGGGGGGCAAGGTCTGGCGCCAGCGCCTGATGGATGATCTTGGCGATCAGGGCGATGTGACGGCGCTCATCGACCGGCGCAGCGACGCCGAGCTGGCCGAACTCATGGAAAATCTGGGGGGCAATTGCACCGAGACGATGCGCGACGTCTTTGCCTCGATCGATCATGACCGCCCGACCTGTTTCCTTGCCTACACTATCAAGGGATGGGGAACACCGATAGCCGGGCACAAGGACAATCACGGCGGCCTGATGAACAAGTCCCAGATGGCTGCATGGCAGGAGCATATGGGTGTCGCAGAAGGTCAAGAGTGGGAGCCGTTTGCGACAGTTGCAGATGTTGAAGCGCTCAGGACATTTCTGGGAACGGTGCCCTTTTTCTCCAGAGGCACCCGGCGCTACTCCGACAAGCCGATTGACGTTCCGGCGATCGAACTGCAATCAGATCGGGACCTCTCGACCCAGATGGCCTTTGGCAAGGTGCTCGACGATCTGTCAAAAGGTGATAGCAAACTTGCGGAGCGGATCGTTACGACGTCGCCGGACGTGACCGGAACCACCAATCTCGGCCCCTGGGTCAACCGGCGCAAACTGTTCGCCCGCCATGCCCTGTCGGACGCGTTTATCGAACATCGCATTCCATCCACGGCAAAGTGGGAATTCACGCCGGACGGGCAGCATATCGAACTCGGTATCGCGGAGATGAACTTGTTTCTGCTGCTGGGGGCCGCGGGCCTTTCGCACACGCTGTTCGGCGAGCGCCTGATCCCGATCGGGACAGTCTATGACCCGTTTGTGTGCCGAGGCCTCGATGCCCTGAATTATGCCTGTTACCAGGATGCACGTTTCATGATTGTCGGAACGCCCTCTGGTGCGACGCTCGCGCCGGAGGGCGGCGCGCACCAGTCCATCGGCACACCGCTGATCGGCATGAGCCAGGATGGGCTTGCTGCCTTCGAGCCCGCCTTCGCCGATGAACTTGCCGTCATCATGGAGTGGGCCTTCGACTATCTCCAGCGTGATGGGGAAGGGGACCCGGACGAGCGAACCTGGCTCCGCGACGAGACCGGCGGGTCGGTTTACCTGCGTTTGTCCACCAACTCGATCGAGCAACCCGTCAAGCGCGCCGACGACGATTTCCGGCAAGGCGCGATTGACGGGGCCTACTGGCTGCGCAAACCCGGTCCCAATTGTGAGGTCGTCATTGCCTATCAGGGTGTCGTTGCCCCGGAAGCGATCCGCGCCGCGGGGCACCTCGCCGGAAACCGGCGCGATATCGGGGTGCTCGCGGTCACGTCCGCCGATCGCCTGAATGCCGGCTGGACCGCAGCGCAAAGAGCACGTGCGCGCGGTAACACACTGGCGTTGTCGCATGCCGAGCGACTATTGGCCGATCTGCCTGCTCACTGCCAACTGATCACTGTCATTGACGGCCATCCGGCCACGCTTGCCTGGCTGGGCAGTGTCGCCGGGCATCGCACGATCCCAATGGGCGTAGAACATTTCGGACAGACCGGAACGATTGGAGACCTTTATCGTCACTTCGGCATCGATGCGGAGTCGATTGTCGACAAGGTCAACGGCCTTACCCCGGGAAGGCACATCCAACTGGTGCAGGACTAA
- a CDS encoding Lrp/AsnC family transcriptional regulator, protein MDAKDRQIIQALQRDGRMTNQDLAETVNLSPSPCLRRLRNLEASGAIRGFSVDVDPEAYGLPITVFVRIRLERHNEEDVRRFESRVQTIPEVLECHVLTGAMDYQLRVVVSGLDTYEDFIRNRIHPIGGIASIDTSFVYGTVKKTAVFPELG, encoded by the coding sequence ATGGATGCCAAAGACCGCCAGATCATCCAGGCCCTGCAAAGGGATGGAAGAATGACAAACCAGGACCTCGCCGAGACGGTCAACCTGTCGCCTTCGCCATGCCTCAGAAGGTTGCGGAACCTGGAGGCCTCGGGAGCGATCCGCGGTTTTTCCGTTGATGTCGATCCGGAAGCTTACGGCCTGCCGATCACCGTTTTTGTCAGGATCCGCCTTGAACGGCACAACGAGGAAGATGTCCGCCGCTTCGAAAGCCGCGTCCAGACCATTCCTGAGGTGCTGGAATGTCATGTGCTCACAGGGGCCATGGACTATCAGCTACGTGTAGTGGTTTCGGGTCTCGATACGTACGAGGACTTCATCCGCAACCGCATCCACCCGATCGGCGGCATCGCTTCGATCGATACCAGCTTCGTCTACGGCACGGTCAAGAAAACGGCGGTATTTCCTGAATTGGGCTAG
- a CDS encoding methionine gamma-lyase — protein MSQVKGFASRAIHHAYRPHENEGALTPPLHLTSTFVFETAEAGGEMFAGERTGHIYSRISNPTLDLLEKRIAELEGAEAGLALASGMGAITATLWTLVSPGDEIIVDETLYGCTFSFMRHGLAKFGVTVSHVDMTDPENLASAISGRTRVVYFETPANPNMRLVDIARVSEIAHQAGATVVVDNTYATPYLTRPIELGADLVLHSATKYLGGHGDVVAGLVTGSAEMVSEIRLIGMKDMTGAVMAPLNALLILRGLKTLALRMDRHCTTALKVAGWLEAHPAVSNVYFPGLQSFEQHGLAKRQMRQPGGMIAFELKGGLRAGTEMMNALNMIQRAVSLGDAETLIQHPASMTHSTYTPEERAAHGISDGLVRLSVGLEDLDDILEDLSQALPQHPVHVAA, from the coding sequence ATGAGCCAAGTCAAGGGTTTTGCAAGCCGCGCCATCCATCACGCCTATCGACCTCACGAAAATGAGGGAGCCCTGACACCGCCGCTGCATTTGACATCGACCTTTGTCTTTGAAACTGCCGAGGCCGGCGGCGAGATGTTTGCGGGTGAGCGTACGGGGCACATCTACAGCCGGATTTCAAATCCGACACTGGACCTCCTTGAAAAACGCATTGCGGAACTGGAAGGGGCAGAAGCGGGTCTCGCGCTGGCATCCGGAATGGGAGCCATTACCGCAACGCTCTGGACACTGGTCAGTCCCGGCGATGAAATCATCGTCGACGAAACGCTCTATGGCTGCACGTTCTCGTTCATGCGTCATGGCCTGGCGAAATTCGGCGTGACTGTTTCGCATGTGGATATGACGGACCCTGAAAATCTCGCTTCCGCTATTTCCGGCAGGACGCGCGTTGTTTACTTCGAGACCCCGGCGAACCCGAATATGCGGTTGGTGGATATCGCACGGGTTTCCGAAATCGCGCATCAAGCCGGTGCTACGGTTGTCGTCGACAACACTTATGCAACACCTTACCTGACACGGCCCATCGAATTGGGTGCGGACCTCGTCCTTCATTCTGCGACCAAGTATCTTGGCGGTCACGGCGACGTGGTCGCCGGACTCGTGACCGGCAGCGCAGAAATGGTCAGCGAAATCCGGCTTATTGGCATGAAAGACATGACCGGAGCCGTCATGGCGCCCCTGAACGCCCTTCTGATCCTCCGCGGCCTGAAGACCTTGGCCCTGCGTATGGACCGTCACTGCACAACGGCTTTGAAAGTCGCGGGCTGGTTGGAGGCGCATCCTGCCGTTTCCAACGTGTATTTTCCGGGTCTGCAAAGCTTTGAACAGCATGGTCTGGCAAAGCGGCAGATGCGCCAGCCAGGCGGCATGATTGCGTTTGAGCTAAAGGGGGGTCTGCGTGCCGGAACAGAAATGATGAACGCTTTGAATATGATCCAGAGAGCGGTTTCATTGGGAGATGCTGAGACGCTCATTCAGCATCCGGCGTCTATGACCCATTCCACCTATACGCCTGAAGAACGGGCAGCGCACGGGATCAGCGACGGGCTTGTGCGGCTTTCAGTTGGATTGGAAGATCTTGACGATATTCTGGAGGATCTGAGCCAGGCATTGCCGCAGCATCCGGTCCACGTGGCAGCATGA
- a CDS encoding LysR substrate-binding domain-containing protein: protein MKRDLEMDLLRSFVAVAAHRNFTRAAEAVGRTQSAVSLQIKRLEEIVEKRLFERTRQSVSITQTGEALLVYANRILAANDAALSHLQRPEVEGLVRIGAPDDYATFMIPPLLSALSREHPRLQFEVTCDNACDLLPQLKQGQLDLVVATHRPDAVAGQIARYEPLHWVASPDFTDDPEEPLSLVLFPVGCVCREIALDALKRIDRSWRVTYSTRSIGLMEKALQDGSAVSAMEASVIPSGLRIVERAAGLPPLPEVVISVHQSNTAEAHVSLAADFLLKKLGQKETQAVS from the coding sequence ATGAAGCGTGATCTCGAAATGGACCTGCTCCGATCATTCGTTGCTGTTGCCGCGCACCGTAACTTTACGCGCGCCGCGGAGGCTGTCGGGAGAACCCAATCGGCGGTCAGCCTGCAAATCAAGCGACTTGAAGAGATTGTCGAAAAACGCCTTTTCGAGCGCACGCGTCAGTCTGTCTCCATCACCCAAACAGGAGAGGCCCTGCTGGTTTATGCCAACCGCATTCTGGCGGCAAACGACGCGGCACTGTCTCACCTTCAGCGTCCTGAAGTCGAAGGGCTGGTCAGGATCGGTGCGCCCGATGACTACGCGACTTTCATGATCCCGCCTCTCCTATCCGCGCTTTCCAGGGAACACCCCCGATTGCAGTTCGAGGTTACGTGCGACAACGCCTGCGATCTGCTGCCGCAACTCAAGCAGGGTCAGCTTGATCTGGTCGTCGCCACTCACCGTCCCGACGCAGTTGCGGGTCAGATCGCAAGGTATGAACCCCTGCATTGGGTTGCCTCGCCCGATTTCACAGATGATCCCGAGGAACCGCTGTCGCTGGTGTTGTTTCCCGTTGGATGCGTTTGCAGAGAGATTGCCCTTGATGCGTTGAAGCGCATCGACCGGTCCTGGCGCGTTACCTATTCAACCCGCAGCATCGGCCTGATGGAAAAGGCGTTGCAGGACGGATCGGCGGTATCCGCGATGGAGGCTTCGGTCATACCGTCCGGCCTCAGGATCGTGGAACGAGCGGCCGGTTTACCGCCGCTCCCGGAGGTTGTCATTTCCGTGCACCAATCCAACACGGCCGAAGCGCATGTTTCGCTCGCAGCGGATTTTCTTCTTAAAAAGCTGGGACAGAAAGAAACGCAAGCCGTTTCCTGA